One genomic region from Mycoplasmopsis columbina encodes:
- the arcC gene encoding carbamate kinase yields the protein MSKIVIALGGNALGNNPQEQKELVKVPAKKVAELIKQGHQVLVGHGNGPQVGMIFNAFADAKKVNEKTPLVPFAEAGGMSQGYIGYHMLTAISNELHKEGLGDKDVLYFLTQTIVDANDKAFANPTKPVGPFYATKEDAEKNNPNSTIVEDAGRGYRKVVPSPKPLDVVGMNGIKKAFDQGAVVIAGGGGGIPTIVKADGTYEGVDGVIDKDFALAKIASKVNADNFIVLTAVDYVYVNYNKPDQRKLETVTVSELEEYIKQNQFAPGSMLPKVEAAIAFVKENKNNVAIIASLEKVGEAINGTSGTRVING from the coding sequence ATGTCAAAAATTGTTATTGCATTAGGTGGAAACGCATTAGGAAATAATCCACAAGAACAGAAAGAACTTGTAAAAGTTCCAGCTAAAAAAGTAGCTGAATTAATTAAACAAGGTCACCAAGTGTTAGTAGGACACGGAAATGGTCCACAAGTTGGAATGATCTTCAACGCTTTTGCAGATGCAAAAAAAGTTAATGAAAAAACACCATTAGTACCATTTGCTGAAGCTGGTGGAATGAGCCAAGGTTACATTGGTTACCACATGTTAACAGCTATTTCAAATGAATTACACAAAGAAGGTTTGGGCGATAAAGATGTTTTATACTTTTTAACTCAAACTATTGTTGATGCAAATGATAAAGCTTTTGCTAATCCTACTAAACCAGTTGGACCTTTCTATGCAACAAAAGAAGATGCAGAGAAAAACAATCCAAATTCAACAATTGTTGAAGATGCAGGTAGAGGATATAGAAAAGTTGTACCATCACCAAAACCACTTGATGTAGTTGGTATGAATGGTATTAAAAAAGCTTTTGATCAAGGTGCTGTAGTTATCGCAGGTGGTGGTGGAGGAATTCCAACCATTGTAAAAGCTGATGGAACTTATGAAGGAGTTGACGGAGTTATTGACAAAGATTTTGCTTTAGCTAAAATTGCTTCTAAAGTTAATGCCGACAACTTTATTGTTCTAACAGCAGTTGATTATGTTTACGTAAATTACAATAAACCAGATCAAAGAAAACTAGAAACAGTTACTGTAAGCGAATTGGAAGAATACATTAAACAAAACCAATTTGCTCCAGGTAGCATGCTTCCAAAAGTTGAAGCAGCAATCGCCTTTGTTAAAGAAAACAAAAACAATGTTGCAATCATTGCCTCACTTGAAAAAGTGGGAGAAGCAATTAATGGTACCTCAGGTACTAGAGTTATTAATGGATAA
- a CDS encoding arginine deiminase family protein, whose amino-acid sequence MSKINVYSEIGELKEVLVHTPGDEIRRISPSRLDELLFSAILEPNEAIKEHKGFLKILQDKGIKVIQLSDLVAETYTYHATQKEREAFIEKWLDEAEPALTKDLRAKVKSYVLSKEGTPVAMVRTMMAGVSKQELNVESETELVVDPMPNLYFTRDPFASAGNGISLNNMKYVTRKRETIFAEFIFATHPDYKTTPHWFDRLDEGNIEGGDVFIYNKDTLVIGVSERTNKEAILTIAKKIKNNKEAKFKKIVAINVPPMPNLMHLDTWLTMVDKDKFLYSPNMLSVLKVWEIDLSKEIEMVETNKPLADVLESIIGVKPVLIPIAGKGATQLDIDIETHFDGTNYLTIAPGVVVGYSRNIKTEAALRAAGVTVLSFEGNQLSLGMGSARCMSMPLVREDVK is encoded by the coding sequence GTGAGTAAAATCAACGTTTATAGTGAAATTGGTGAATTAAAAGAAGTTTTAGTTCACACTCCAGGAGACGAAATTAGGCGCATCTCACCTAGTCGTCTTGATGAATTATTATTTTCAGCTATTTTAGAACCAAACGAAGCTATTAAAGAGCACAAAGGTTTCTTAAAAATTTTACAAGACAAAGGAATTAAAGTTATCCAACTTTCAGATCTTGTTGCTGAAACTTATACATACCACGCAACTCAAAAAGAAAGAGAAGCGTTTATTGAAAAATGACTTGATGAGGCAGAACCAGCTTTAACTAAAGATTTAAGAGCTAAAGTTAAAAGCTATGTACTTTCAAAAGAAGGAACACCAGTAGCAATGGTAAGAACAATGATGGCCGGTGTTTCTAAGCAAGAATTGAATGTTGAATCAGAAACTGAATTAGTTGTTGATCCAATGCCTAACTTGTACTTTACACGTGATCCATTTGCATCAGCAGGTAATGGTATTTCATTGAACAACATGAAATATGTAACAAGAAAAAGAGAAACAATTTTTGCAGAATTTATTTTTGCAACTCATCCAGATTACAAAACAACACCACATTGATTTGATCGTTTAGATGAAGGAAACATTGAAGGTGGTGACGTATTCATCTACAACAAAGACACATTAGTAATTGGGGTTAGTGAAAGAACAAACAAAGAAGCTATCCTTACAATCGCAAAAAAAATTAAAAACAATAAAGAAGCAAAATTCAAAAAAATCGTTGCAATTAATGTGCCACCAATGCCAAACTTAATGCACTTAGATACATGATTGACAATGGTAGATAAAGATAAATTCTTATACTCACCAAACATGCTATCAGTTTTAAAAGTTTGAGAAATTGACTTATCAAAAGAAATTGAAATGGTTGAAACAAACAAACCATTAGCAGATGTTTTAGAAAGCATCATTGGTGTTAAACCAGTTCTTATTCCTATTGCAGGTAAAGGTGCTACTCAATTAGACATTGATATTGAAACACACTTTGATGGTACAAACTACTTAACAATAGCTCCAGGCGTTGTTGTTGGTTATTCAAGAAACATCAAAACTGAAGCAGCTCTTAGAGCAGCAGGTGTAACAGTACTTTCATTTGAAGGTAACCAATTATCACTTGGTATGGGTTCAGCAAGATGTATGTCAATGCCATTAGTAAGAGAAGATGTTAAATAA
- a CDS encoding thioredoxin family protein — protein sequence MEKIKFDDLNEIIGKKENTNVLFFIEFSTTWCPDCKMMQPIVKSLFNDYHNNPKVKFLEIDAEEAHLYKDPFSKWQILKVPAFVFYKNNEILKIVYEYYPKELLAQFIEDYID from the coding sequence ATGGAAAAAATTAAATTTGACGATTTAAATGAAATTATAGGTAAAAAAGAAAATACAAATGTTTTATTTTTTATTGAATTTAGCACCACATGATGTCCCGATTGTAAAATGATGCAACCTATTGTAAAATCGCTTTTTAATGATTATCACAATAATCCTAAAGTTAAATTTTTAGAAATTGATGCAGAAGAAGCACATTTGTATAAAGATCCATTTTCAAAATGACAAATCTTAAAAGTTCCAGCTTTTGTTTTTTATAAAAATAATGAAATTTTAAAAATTGTTTATGAATACTATCCAAAAGAATTATTAGCACAATTTATTGAAGATTATATTGACTAA
- the uvrC gene encoding excinuclease ABC subunit UvrC, with protein sequence MTREEILEKLSTVTSQPGIYLWKNSNGNVIYVGKAKNLKKRMHQYFEGAENSYKTSKLVQEIADFDVFVVHNNKEALLLERHYIHKYNPEYNILLLDDKKYPYIKIELKNNQLDISLSRKVKVKDTNNLIHFGPFPNGYGATTILKLLQREAFFEKGLKIVNQDSSFWEEKFKKIKEILSFNKKYLKNLEQQMFDAAEKFQFEIAKDLRDSLNYLTKLNESQVVELKDFENIDVLAFKTVDNVIYLAMLFYRYGILINKDIQTISIAIDTKHTMEAFLNKYYQDNLIPKKIVVSEELTNYELNDEEISNRLIYPKSGIYKQIIDLAFLNLDDFYKSKHLEVKNKIDNAEKMLHSLSKYVPNIDLKNIVVFDNSNLNNSNPVGVAVVYTNGIKNKNFYRKYNHEINLTRQADVEYMKQTVTKYLKDLDKNITPSLIIADGGLPQVNEIRKILTFQNYNFPVIGLVKDERHRTRALIDLNLNEVEIAEKDLFAFLSEIQIEVDRFAKEHLRTRQKISSLEGKLQSIKGLGVVMENKLLAHFKTYSNIYNASLEELEKIIPKNIALKIYNKEYLK encoded by the coding sequence ATGACTAGAGAAGAAATATTAGAAAAACTTAGCACCGTTACATCACAACCCGGAATTTATTTGTGAAAAAATTCTAATGGAAATGTAATTTATGTTGGTAAGGCCAAAAATTTAAAAAAAAGAATGCATCAATATTTTGAGGGTGCAGAAAATTCTTACAAAACATCAAAACTAGTGCAAGAAATTGCAGATTTTGATGTTTTTGTTGTGCACAACAACAAAGAAGCTTTGTTGTTAGAAAGACACTATATTCATAAATACAATCCCGAATATAACATATTACTTTTAGACGATAAAAAATATCCTTACATTAAAATTGAATTAAAAAATAATCAACTTGATATTTCGCTTTCAAGAAAAGTCAAAGTTAAAGATACTAATAATTTAATTCACTTTGGTCCTTTCCCTAATGGTTATGGAGCTACAACCATTTTAAAACTTTTACAAAGAGAAGCCTTTTTTGAAAAAGGTTTAAAAATTGTCAATCAAGACTCTTCTTTTTGAGAAGAAAAGTTTAAAAAAATTAAAGAAATTTTAAGTTTTAATAAAAAATATCTTAAAAATTTAGAACAACAAATGTTTGATGCTGCAGAAAAATTTCAATTTGAAATTGCAAAAGATTTAAGAGATTCATTGAATTATTTAACAAAACTGAATGAAAGTCAAGTTGTTGAATTAAAAGATTTTGAAAATATAGATGTTTTAGCCTTTAAAACAGTCGATAATGTAATTTATTTAGCAATGCTCTTTTATCGTTACGGTATTTTGATTAATAAGGACATTCAAACTATTTCTATTGCAATTGACACTAAACATACTATGGAAGCTTTTTTGAATAAATATTATCAAGACAATTTGATTCCTAAAAAAATTGTTGTTTCTGAAGAACTAACAAATTATGAATTAAATGATGAAGAAATTTCAAATCGTCTTATTTATCCAAAAAGTGGAATTTATAAGCAAATTATTGATTTAGCTTTTTTAAATCTTGATGATTTTTACAAAAGCAAACATTTAGAAGTTAAAAATAAAATTGATAATGCTGAAAAAATGTTACATTCACTGAGCAAATATGTACCAAATATTGATTTAAAAAATATTGTTGTTTTTGATAACTCTAATTTAAATAATTCTAATCCCGTGGGTGTTGCTGTTGTTTATACAAATGGAATTAAAAATAAAAATTTTTATCGTAAATATAATCACGAAATTAATCTTACTCGGCAAGCAGATGTTGAATACATGAAACAAACTGTTACTAAGTATTTAAAAGATTTAGATAAGAATATAACTCCTTCACTTATTATTGCCGATGGTGGATTGCCACAGGTTAATGAAATACGTAAAATTTTAACTTTTCAGAATTACAATTTTCCTGTAATTGGTTTAGTTAAGGATGAAAGACATAGAACAAGAGCATTAATAGATTTAAATTTAAATGAAGTTGAAATTGCTGAAAAAGATCTTTTTGCTTTTCTTTCAGAGATTCAAATTGAAGTAGATCGCTTTGCTAAAGAACATCTAAGAACAAGACAAAAAATTTCATCTCTTGAAGGTAAATTGCAATCAATTAAAGGTTTAGGTGTCGTTATGGAAAATAAACTATTAGCACACTTTAAAACTTATAGTAACATCTATAACGCCTCATTAGAAGAATTAGAAAAAATTATTCCTAAAAATATTGCACTTAAAATTTACAATAAAGAATATTTGAAATAA
- a CDS encoding APC family permease has protein sequence MSKEQETKFAQEPSKQRKISFFSAMLIVIGGSVGAGIFFKSGGVLGNAQSSLILAIISWILASFAVIAMGIALIEIASVKNDNLSLIGWAKVFNGKIVANATKNFMVYVYLPLTYFFMPLYVFLPLQDGIGSLIDKDSFTFGTSADWLIWTIISLVMTVYFLVVPALWSKVGDVQNKIVTYIKFLPLAFVALLGIILAIIGKGGTADIHAGLDKAVTKTVAQGAQFKEIFGLGAGFGVFLSLTAIFFAYDGFYVAAGISSEMKEPKKTPLALFLGLGITTIIYIVIAISMSINGGSFYGMLDFMKNAMGEKAGRIVFGIMNIMIAIGVLGIINGFSMWAPRYVEDLLAQGELPFWKRVYKKLNPNKPVVGIVYSLVITIPVVIIFTLIGALGYLPGADYTIYSNDAKQSMARLYYFADLMSNWTALFTFGFITMSIFGAIRNKKTGKIKINQEVKGFKFYAWTAVLMVSAALLVTIAVPFIELFLLIGWSNQAVADTLKPAANPEANEVYLKQAQELFTNAIISRVLTVVTLLIYGALSFLPMPIENYVIKRKYGSLQRYELEKARILSTN, from the coding sequence ATGAGCAAAGAACAAGAAACAAAATTTGCTCAAGAACCTTCTAAACAAAGAAAAATTTCTTTCTTCTCAGCGATGCTTATTGTTATAGGTGGGTCTGTTGGAGCTGGAATTTTCTTTAAATCTGGTGGTGTTCTTGGCAATGCTCAAAGTAGTTTAATTCTTGCCATTATCTCTTGAATTCTTGCCTCATTTGCTGTTATTGCAATGGGGATTGCTTTAATTGAAATTGCGAGTGTTAAAAATGACAACTTGTCACTTATTGGTTGAGCAAAAGTATTCAACGGTAAAATTGTGGCAAATGCTACTAAAAACTTCATGGTATATGTTTATTTACCATTAACATACTTCTTTATGCCTCTTTATGTGTTCTTACCATTACAAGATGGTATAGGATCATTAATTGATAAAGATTCATTTACATTTGGAACTAGTGCAGACTGATTAATTTGAACAATTATTTCATTAGTTATGACAGTTTACTTCCTTGTAGTTCCTGCATTATGATCAAAAGTTGGTGACGTTCAAAACAAAATTGTTACCTACATTAAATTCTTACCATTAGCCTTTGTTGCATTATTGGGTATTATACTTGCAATCATTGGTAAAGGTGGTACAGCAGATATTCATGCCGGTTTAGATAAAGCCGTTACAAAAACAGTTGCACAAGGTGCACAATTCAAAGAAATTTTCGGATTAGGTGCTGGTTTTGGTGTTTTCTTATCATTAACAGCAATCTTCTTCGCATATGATGGGTTCTATGTTGCTGCAGGTATTTCTTCAGAAATGAAAGAACCTAAAAAAACTCCTCTTGCTCTATTCTTAGGATTAGGAATTACAACTATTATTTACATTGTTATTGCAATCTCAATGTCAATTAACGGTGGATCATTCTACGGAATGTTAGATTTCATGAAAAATGCTATGGGAGAAAAAGCGGGAAGAATTGTTTTTGGAATCATGAACATTATGATTGCTATTGGTGTTCTTGGAATTATTAATGGTTTCTCAATGTGAGCGCCTCGTTATGTAGAAGATCTTTTAGCACAAGGTGAATTACCTTTCTGAAAAAGAGTTTACAAAAAATTAAATCCAAATAAACCAGTAGTTGGAATTGTTTATTCATTAGTAATTACTATTCCAGTTGTTATTATCTTTACTTTAATTGGTGCATTAGGTTACTTACCTGGTGCAGATTACACAATCTACAGTAATGATGCAAAACAATCAATGGCAAGACTTTACTACTTTGCTGACTTAATGTCTAACTGAACAGCTCTATTTACATTCGGTTTCATTACCATGTCAATTTTTGGAGCTATTAGAAACAAAAAAACAGGCAAAATTAAAATTAATCAAGAAGTTAAAGGCTTTAAATTCTACGCTTGAACAGCCGTACTTATGGTTTCAGCTGCTTTATTAGTAACAATTGCAGTACCATTCATCGAATTATTCTTATTAATTGGATGAAGCAATCAAGCTGTAGCTGATACATTAAAACCAGCTGCAAATCCAGAAGCAAATGAAGTTTACTTAAAACAAGCTCAAGAATTATTTACAAACGCTATAATTTCTCGTGTACTTACTGTAGTAACTTTATTAATCTATGGAGCATTAAGCTTCTTACCAATGCCTATTGAAAACTACGTAATCAAGAGAAAATATGGTTCATTACAAAGATATGAACTTGAAAAAGCAAGAATCTTAAGCACAAACTAA
- the argF gene encoding ornithine carbamoyltransferase, producing the protein MPINLLGRSLDSALNLTTDEVNYVLDLSIDLKKAKQQGLHVNSRPLVGKNIVILFQKDSTRTRCAFEVAAADLGASCTYIGPAGSNFGKKESIEDTAMVLGQMYDGIEFRGFKQADVDALVKYSGVPVWNGLTDAEHPTQMFADYMTVKEFKGDLKGKKIVFAGDIKNNVARSLMIGAAFFGMHIVLCGPKAQHEIVKNGPEHKAVYEEVQKLFARNGGSVTFSDNKLEAAKGADVIYTDVWVSLGEDFSLFEPRIQELGAFQVDMEMIKAAKEDVIFLHCLPAFHDDHTLFSAEIKEKFGNKYPVVKTGAMEVTDEVFQSKYNKSIQQAGNRMHTIKAIILATLGY; encoded by the coding sequence ATGCCAATTAATTTATTAGGTCGTAGCTTAGATTCAGCTTTAAATTTAACAACAGATGAAGTTAACTACGTATTAGATCTTTCAATCGATCTTAAAAAAGCAAAACAACAAGGATTACACGTTAACTCACGTCCTCTTGTTGGAAAAAACATTGTTATTTTATTCCAAAAAGATTCAACAAGAACACGTTGTGCTTTTGAAGTGGCAGCTGCTGATTTAGGTGCATCATGTACTTACATCGGACCTGCAGGTTCAAACTTTGGTAAAAAAGAATCAATCGAAGATACAGCGATGGTTTTAGGGCAAATGTATGATGGTATTGAATTCCGTGGATTCAAACAAGCAGATGTTGATGCTTTAGTTAAATACTCAGGTGTACCAGTATGAAATGGTTTAACTGATGCAGAACACCCAACACAAATGTTTGCAGATTACATGACTGTAAAAGAATTTAAAGGTGATTTAAAAGGTAAAAAAATTGTTTTTGCCGGAGATATCAAAAACAACGTTGCTCGTTCATTAATGATTGGTGCTGCTTTCTTTGGAATGCACATTGTATTATGTGGACCTAAAGCACAACACGAAATTGTTAAAAATGGACCAGAACACAAAGCAGTTTATGAAGAAGTTCAAAAATTATTTGCACGTAATGGTGGATCAGTAACATTTTCAGATAACAAATTAGAAGCTGCAAAAGGTGCAGATGTTATCTATACAGACGTATGAGTATCATTAGGTGAAGATTTCTCATTATTTGAACCACGTATCCAAGAATTAGGTGCTTTCCAAGTAGATATGGAAATGATTAAAGCTGCTAAAGAAGATGTAATTTTCTTACACTGCTTACCAGCCTTCCACGATGACCACACTTTATTCTCAGCCGAAATTAAAGAAAAATTTGGAAACAAATATCCAGTTGTTAAAACAGGTGCAATGGAAGTTACTGACGAAGTATTCCAATCAAAATACAACAAATCAATCCAACAAGCTGGAAACCGTATGCACACAATTAAAGCTATTATTTTAGCAACATTAGGTTACTAA
- the dnaE gene encoding DNA polymerase III subunit alpha encodes MKLVHLYNTTEYSFLNSLIRIEELVTESKKHNLKAVALTDHNNLFALGEFLKLCQKNEIKPIIGVDLDYEKENKKYRIILLAKNYLGYQLINKLILLKSQDQNLTLNDFAFSNDIFILDHPTLGYFIKEGEELLFSNKNYFIPSLDLEHSNGIYLRENKLIKKEDNSALRILQQIGNLEVSSNDYPDYFGELEIPQIIIERMHKIIDECNVIFPEKKLDLAHFNNFNELEANNHLINLINNALEKKQDELKEYKNWEERLKYEFEIIKNFKFTNYFLIIQDLIHWAEMNKIAVGPGRGSAAGSLVSYLLGITKINPLKYGLLFERFLNPGRLSWPDIDIDIQDDRRNEVFAYLKEKYGFENTALISTFQTIGAKMAIRDVARVLGTNYINNVEVNKISKTLELNASLKDSIINNLHFKIAIENYPELLNFALKIEGLPRQQGYHPAGLIISQTPINKLVPSMMSNDNIFQQVQLSMNYIEDYGLLKIDLLGLKTLTEISQIEQHIEPNLHFDNLIKQNSHLINDKDTFSMLNSGFTEGIFQLESNGMKSTVKKVKIDAFDDLYAIISLFRPGPKKYIDNYAESKNKNVKVLTIDPRYDEIVKNTFGIIVYQEQIMQIAQKVANMSFIEADFLRRAIGKKHEDEVASYQKIFVEGAEKNNVNVNIANQIYENIKLFGLYGFNKSHAVSYAYLTMKMAYYKKHYPLYFYNALISSSQGAQETIKKYVDEAKEMGFIVYSPNILYSSNNCQIINSNLYLPFNLIKGFGNEGINKILKDKEENGEYSNNIVEIFLRLRFAGLKDAALDTLTRANVFRDFGHIKYIQHCDKYVKDIYNLFSTAKSYSEVKEKIVKMNYLELNIYFDQEQDLEYEMNCENELLGSIYNVHLTSKYEKDFPKRLNNLTPGDEEWFVVEYLDMRKIKNKDFYYLKCKDSSREIIFYFSPNFYNYFEGIKKHKIVLIKINYKYSTPKIIDWKEVK; translated from the coding sequence ATGAAATTAGTGCATTTATACAACACTACTGAATACTCATTTCTAAATTCTTTAATTAGAATTGAAGAATTAGTTACTGAAAGCAAAAAACATAATCTTAAAGCAGTAGCTTTAACAGATCATAATAATTTATTTGCTTTGGGAGAGTTTTTAAAACTTTGTCAAAAAAATGAAATTAAACCCATTATCGGTGTTGATTTAGACTATGAAAAAGAAAATAAAAAATATAGAATAATTTTGCTAGCTAAAAATTATTTGGGTTATCAATTAATAAATAAATTAATTTTGTTAAAAAGTCAAGATCAAAATTTGACATTAAATGATTTCGCTTTTTCAAATGATATTTTCATTCTTGATCATCCAACTTTAGGATACTTCATAAAAGAAGGAGAGGAATTATTATTCTCAAATAAAAATTATTTTATTCCTTCTTTAGATCTTGAACATTCAAATGGTATTTATTTAAGAGAAAATAAATTAATTAAAAAAGAAGATAATTCTGCTTTAAGAATTCTACAACAAATTGGAAATTTAGAAGTTTCATCAAATGATTACCCAGATTATTTTGGTGAGTTAGAAATTCCACAAATAATAATTGAAAGAATGCATAAAATTATTGATGAATGTAATGTTATCTTTCCTGAAAAAAAATTAGATTTGGCACACTTTAATAATTTTAATGAATTAGAAGCAAATAATCATCTTATAAATCTTATTAACAATGCTTTAGAAAAAAAACAAGATGAATTAAAAGAATACAAAAATTGAGAAGAAAGATTAAAGTATGAATTCGAAATTATTAAAAATTTTAAATTTACTAATTACTTTTTAATCATTCAAGATTTGATTCATTGAGCAGAAATGAATAAAATTGCTGTTGGTCCAGGTAGAGGTAGCGCTGCAGGATCACTTGTTTCTTATTTGCTTGGTATTACCAAAATTAATCCTCTTAAATACGGTTTACTTTTTGAACGTTTTTTAAATCCCGGAAGATTAAGCTGACCAGATATTGACATTGATATTCAAGATGACCGAAGAAATGAAGTATTTGCCTATTTAAAAGAGAAATATGGTTTCGAAAATACTGCGTTAATTTCCACTTTTCAAACTATTGGTGCAAAAATGGCAATAAGAGATGTCGCAAGAGTTTTAGGAACTAACTATATAAATAATGTGGAAGTAAATAAAATTTCTAAAACACTAGAATTAAATGCATCATTAAAAGACTCAATAATCAATAATTTACATTTTAAAATTGCCATTGAAAATTATCCAGAGTTACTAAATTTTGCTCTTAAAATTGAAGGTCTGCCACGTCAACAAGGCTATCATCCTGCAGGTTTAATAATTTCTCAAACGCCTATAAACAAGTTAGTTCCATCAATGATGTCAAATGATAATATTTTTCAACAAGTTCAACTCTCAATGAATTACATTGAAGATTATGGCCTTCTAAAAATAGATTTGCTTGGTTTAAAAACTTTAACAGAAATTAGTCAAATTGAGCAGCATATTGAACCTAACCTACATTTTGATAATTTAATTAAACAAAATTCTCATCTTATAAATGATAAAGATACATTTTCAATGTTAAATAGTGGATTTACTGAAGGAATTTTTCAGTTGGAATCAAATGGTATGAAAAGTACTGTAAAAAAGGTAAAAATAGATGCTTTTGATGATTTATATGCAATCATTTCTCTTTTTAGACCAGGACCAAAAAAATATATTGATAACTATGCCGAAAGTAAAAATAAAAATGTTAAAGTTTTAACAATTGATCCTAGATATGATGAAATTGTAAAAAACACTTTTGGAATTATTGTTTATCAAGAACAAATTATGCAGATTGCTCAAAAAGTTGCAAACATGTCATTTATTGAAGCGGATTTTTTAAGAAGAGCAATTGGAAAAAAACATGAAGATGAAGTCGCATCATATCAGAAAATTTTTGTTGAAGGTGCAGAAAAAAATAATGTGAATGTAAATATAGCTAATCAGATTTATGAAAATATAAAATTATTCGGACTTTATGGTTTTAATAAAAGTCACGCTGTAAGTTATGCATATTTGACTATGAAAATGGCATATTACAAAAAACATTATCCGCTTTATTTTTACAATGCTCTTATCTCATCATCACAAGGCGCACAGGAAACTATTAAAAAATATGTAGATGAAGCAAAAGAAATGGGATTTATTGTTTATTCTCCTAACATTTTGTATTCAAGTAATAATTGTCAAATTATTAACAGTAATTTATATCTTCCATTTAATTTAATTAAAGGTTTTGGAAATGAAGGAATAAACAAAATACTAAAAGATAAAGAAGAAAATGGTGAATATTCAAACAACATAGTAGAAATTTTCTTAAGATTAAGATTTGCCGGATTAAAGGATGCTGCACTTGATACTTTAACAAGAGCTAATGTTTTTAGAGATTTTGGACATATCAAATATATTCAGCATTGCGATAAATATGTAAAAGACATATATAATTTATTTTCAACTGCTAAATCCTACTCAGAAGTTAAAGAAAAAATTGTCAAAATGAATTATTTAGAATTGAATATTTATTTTGATCAAGAACAAGATTTAGAGTATGAAATGAACTGTGAAAATGAATTATTAGGATCAATATACAATGTTCATTTAACATCTAAATACGAAAAAGATTTTCCAAAAAGACTTAATAATTTAACTCCCGGAGATGAAGAGTGATTTGTTGTTGAATATTTAGATATGCGAAAAATAAAAAATAAAGATTTTTACTATTTAAAATGTAAAGATAGTTCACGAGAAATAATTTTTTACTTTAGTCCTAACTTTTACAATTATTTTGAGGGTATAAAAAAACATAAAATTGTTCTTATCAAAATTAATTATAAATATTCAACACCTAAAATAATTGATTGAAAAGAGGTTAAATAA
- a CDS encoding 5'-3' exonuclease has translation MKTNNAKKENFLLIDGNLLMFQSFYASYNPNNINYLMKSPKGIYVNGVHVFLISLAKLIEAFDPKYLFIAFDANGKTKRHNEFEGYKSGRNKAPEIIFEQFALIKDILTGLNIKWFEQIGDEADDLIATLAKTKETNNIIFSKDKDLLQLVNENTIIAQNAKNEYGYRIVNLDNFETIFGILPSQIPDFKGLAGDASDNLTGVNGIGDKGAVKLLNEFGSLENIYQNIEQIKGKQKEKLLNDKNNAFLCKKLALLNKDVDMDTNIKNYEHFLYTNNEKGKELLKEHKLTKCYEYIFNRY, from the coding sequence ATGAAAACAAACAATGCCAAGAAAGAAAATTTTTTGTTAATTGATGGTAATTTATTGATGTTTCAATCTTTTTACGCATCATATAATCCCAACAATATAAATTATTTAATGAAATCTCCAAAAGGTATTTATGTTAACGGAGTTCATGTCTTTTTAATTTCCCTAGCAAAATTAATTGAAGCATTTGATCCAAAATATTTATTCATTGCATTTGATGCTAATGGTAAAACAAAAAGACATAATGAATTTGAAGGATATAAAAGTGGGAGAAATAAAGCACCAGAAATTATTTTTGAACAATTTGCACTAATTAAAGATATATTAACAGGATTGAACATAAAATGATTTGAACAAATTGGAGATGAAGCGGATGATTTAATCGCCACTTTAGCAAAAACAAAAGAAACAAACAATATCATTTTTTCTAAAGATAAAGATCTATTACAACTAGTTAATGAAAATACTATAATTGCGCAAAATGCAAAAAACGAATATGGCTATAGAATAGTCAATTTGGATAATTTTGAAACTATTTTCGGTATTTTACCATCACAAATTCCTGATTTTAAAGGACTTGCTGGTGATGCTTCAGATAATTTAACAGGAGTTAATGGTATCGGAGATAAAGGAGCAGTAAAACTTTTAAATGAATTTGGATCTCTTGAAAATATATATCAAAATATCGAACAAATAAAAGGTAAGCAAAAAGAAAAATTATTAAATGACAAAAATAATGCTTTTCTATGCAAAAAATTAGCGCTTCTAAACAAAGATGTTGATATGGATACTAATATTAAAAATTATGAACATTTTTTATATACCAACAATGAAAAAGGCAAAGAATTATTAAAAGAGCATAAATTAACCAAGTGCTATGAATATATATTTAATAGATATTAA